One stretch of Pradoshia sp. D12 DNA includes these proteins:
- a CDS encoding glycoside hydrolase family 3 protein yields MIDLKEKTMMVDLKAKPFNLTDKDIKWVEDTIAEMTIEEKIGQLFVNMGASRDEEYLKGMLATYHIGAVRYNPATAEQVYDQNKILQENSKVPLLIAANTECGGNGACIDGTYVGHQVKIGATNDPKYAYELGRVSGEEAAAIGCNWSFAPVVDIDMNWRNPVISTRCYSNKAEQVLEYSLEYMRGIMESGIAPAAKHFPGDGVDERDHHLSFAPNTLTVEEWDNTFGKVYGGLIEAGLPSIMSGHIALPEYVRHFKPDATIEELATPSSLSNIVLQNLLRDKLNFNGVIVTDASHMVAMTSAMKRSEMLPTAIAAGCDLFLFFNDPEEDFNWMMEGYKKGIITEERLEEALTRILGLKASLGLHTKAKTEILQPKEEAMAKIGTEANKAVAPEISDKAITLVKNKQELLPINPEKNKRVLLVDVKGPESAYGKIMAAMSVGKKKPIELMKELLEKAGFEVEIYESAIDKILKLPPQEMLGAVMNVYAQKRPISDLTSKYDLIINIADVPPSTDQRIQWNPSKGTPDIPFYVNEVPTIFISLQCPFHLADVPQVKTYINAYDSHEHTLSAIVDKLLGRSEFKGVSPVDAFCGFIDTRI; encoded by the coding sequence ATGATCGACTTAAAGGAAAAAACAATGATGGTAGATTTAAAAGCAAAACCGTTTAATTTAACAGATAAAGATATTAAATGGGTAGAAGATACAATTGCAGAGATGACAATCGAGGAAAAAATCGGTCAGTTATTCGTAAACATGGGAGCCAGCCGCGATGAAGAGTACTTAAAAGGAATGTTAGCTACTTATCATATCGGTGCCGTTCGTTACAATCCAGCTACAGCTGAACAAGTATATGACCAAAATAAAATCTTACAAGAAAATAGTAAGGTTCCTCTATTAATAGCTGCAAATACAGAGTGCGGTGGAAATGGTGCTTGTATAGATGGTACATATGTAGGTCATCAAGTAAAAATAGGTGCTACAAATGATCCTAAGTATGCTTATGAATTGGGGAGAGTATCCGGAGAGGAAGCTGCTGCTATCGGGTGTAACTGGAGCTTTGCACCAGTTGTTGATATCGATATGAACTGGAGAAACCCAGTAATATCTACTCGTTGCTACTCCAATAAAGCAGAGCAAGTTTTAGAATACTCTTTAGAATATATGAGAGGAATAATGGAAAGTGGTATAGCTCCAGCTGCTAAGCACTTCCCTGGAGATGGCGTAGATGAAAGGGATCATCACTTATCATTTGCTCCAAACACGTTAACAGTAGAAGAGTGGGATAATACATTCGGAAAAGTATATGGAGGATTAATAGAAGCGGGATTACCTTCTATCATGTCAGGACACATCGCTTTACCGGAATATGTACGTCACTTTAAACCAGATGCAACGATTGAAGAGTTAGCAACACCATCAAGTTTAAGTAATATCGTCTTACAAAATCTATTAAGAGATAAATTGAACTTTAATGGTGTAATCGTAACGGATGCTTCTCACATGGTAGCGATGACATCTGCTATGAAGCGCAGTGAGATGTTACCTACAGCTATAGCTGCTGGTTGTGACTTATTCTTATTCTTCAATGACCCGGAGGAAGACTTCAACTGGATGATGGAAGGCTATAAAAAAGGAATCATCACTGAAGAAAGACTTGAAGAGGCATTAACTCGTATATTAGGATTGAAAGCATCTTTAGGATTACACACAAAAGCTAAAACTGAAATTTTACAGCCAAAAGAAGAAGCCATGGCTAAAATCGGAACAGAAGCAAATAAGGCTGTTGCACCAGAAATATCAGATAAAGCGATCACATTAGTGAAGAATAAGCAGGAATTATTACCAATCAATCCAGAAAAGAATAAGAGGGTTTTACTTGTTGATGTAAAAGGACCAGAATCTGCTTATGGTAAAATCATGGCTGCTATGTCGGTTGGTAAGAAAAAGCCAATCGAATTAATGAAGGAATTACTTGAAAAAGCAGGTTTTGAAGTTGAAATATATGAATCTGCAATAGATAAGATATTAAAACTTCCACCACAAGAAATGTTAGGTGCAGTCATGAACGTATATGCTCAAAAACGTCCAATATCTGATTTAACAAGTAAGTATGATTTAATCATAAACATAGCAGACGTACCACCAAGCACAGATCAGCGTATTCAATGGAATCCTTCAAAGGGAACTCCAGATATACCGTTCTATGTAAATGAAGTACCGACAATATTTATATCTTTACAATGTCCATTCCATTTAGCAGATGTACCGCAAGTTAAGACATACATAAATGCCTATGATAGTCATGAACATACATTATCTGCAATAGTTGATAAATTGTTAGGACGTTCAGAATTTAAAGGTGTAAGCCCTGTCGATGCATTTTGTGGATTTATCGATACAAGAATTTAA
- a CDS encoding GntR family transcriptional regulator, whose amino-acid sequence MVKMLSRLPGENNNNYSYRAIKEGILSLELLPGQLLSVGELTEALKVSSTPIKSALWKLHQEHLVDVIPQVGSYVSRINLELVEEASFMWFDLEKKYLKSACNYFSEENVDQLRRNLDLQEILLIQQNTLSPKKMTRQFNELDDGFHSIIFRGHHRDNTWKAISRMNMDYHRMINFSQHHFEQMIAEHRNILSIIENKEMERVEDTLKKHIFKPLDYWRRYKEEICEKNERKIFMATT is encoded by the coding sequence ATGGTGAAAATGTTATCAAGGTTACCAGGTGAGAATAATAATAACTACTCGTATAGAGCAATTAAAGAAGGGATATTATCATTAGAATTACTGCCTGGACAGTTATTGAGTGTTGGAGAACTGACTGAGGCATTAAAAGTATCAAGTACGCCTATAAAAAGTGCGTTATGGAAACTACATCAAGAGCATCTTGTAGATGTTATTCCACAAGTTGGGTCATATGTTTCAAGAATAAATTTGGAATTGGTTGAAGAAGCGTCGTTTATGTGGTTTGACTTAGAAAAGAAATATTTAAAATCAGCATGTAATTATTTTTCTGAAGAGAATGTTGATCAGTTAAGGAGAAATCTTGATCTTCAAGAAATACTGTTGATTCAACAAAACACACTGAGTCCAAAAAAGATGACTAGACAATTTAATGAATTAGATGATGGCTTTCATTCGATTATCTTCCGAGGCCATCATAGGGATAATACTTGGAAAGCAATTTCACGTATGAATATGGATTATCACCGAATGATTAACTTTAGCCAACATCATTTTGAACAGATGATTGCTGAACATAGAAATATACTTTCTATAATTGAGAATAAAGAGATGGAACGAGTGGAAGATACTCTTAAAAAACATATATTCAAACCACTAGATTATTGGAGAAGGTATAAAGAAGAAATCTGCGAGAAGAATGAGCGCAAAATATTCATGGCTACAACATGA